One window of Fusarium keratoplasticum isolate Fu6.1 chromosome 2, whole genome shotgun sequence genomic DNA carries:
- a CDS encoding Ribonuclease H2 subunit B, translating to MARTRSTKTADAPAEPTSTTSKISLTRSENPSKIFILPSKATPDARIVTLPNPRHARPARYLVCPETGIYEFTKIATPKATPRSWLIENGKNADISMGQELYLATLIDPVFLVLPALTEQTKGSEKRLFLSSDDHFDHLPEESSHLSEILRCEKTRKLIESRMGAVCDTVEAGDETMFRINNEKLVNVVLEKARRMDQLPASMEEKFVKKALEAPVLAQKRELKAEASQPTTETVETPADSTDSQSTTTDTQPSTATSFTTITDDVVTAIQASPEVTDLQRLRVAFSFICSSYIAPSLATELQAAVEKAVDFSSLDDYLSKLAKFRAEAVASHSMDYSRKRDRDEEEDEARVKKRKAEEEKKKKSMESRGVRELKKVNTRGMKKMSDFFKKK from the coding sequence atggcaaggacaagatcaacaaaGACGGCGGACGCGCCTGCAGAGCCAACATCAACGACTTCCAAGATTAGTCTCACCCGCTCAGAGAATCCCTCCAAGATCTTTATCCTGCCCTCGAAAGCCACTCCCGATGCGCGAATCGTCACTCTACCCAATCCCAGACATGCGCGCCCTGCGAGATATCTAGTTTGTCCCGAAACTGGCATCTACGAGTTTACAAAGATCGCGACGCCAAAGGCGACTCCTCGGAGCTGGCTGATTGAAAATGGCAAGAATGCAGACATCTCAATGGGCCAGGAGCTGTACTTGGCCACCTTGATCGATCCCGTGTTTCTGGTTCTCCCAGCTCTGACTGAGCAGACAAAGGGATCAGAGAAGCGGTTATTTTTGTCAAGTGATGACCACTTTGACCACCTCCCCGAGGAGTCCTCTCATCTATCCGAGATTCTACGTTGCGAAAAGACCCGGAAACTCATTGAGAGCAGGATGGGGGCGGTTTGCGACACGGTCGAGGCAGGCGACGAAACCATGTTTCGCATAAACAACGAGAAGCTTGTCAATGTCGTACTGGAAAAGGCAAGGAGAATGGATCAATTGCCGGCTAGCATGGAGGAGAAGTTTGTCAAGAAAGCCCTTGAAGCCCCTGTCCTCGCCCAGAAGCGAGAGTTGAAGGCAGAAGCCTCCCAGCCAACCACCGAAACAGTCGAGACACCAGCCGATTCAACCGATTCTCAGTCCACGACGACCGATACCCAGCCTTCGACAGCCACATCCTTTACAACCATCACCGACGATGTCGTCACTGCCATTCAGGCATCTCCCGAAGTCACAGACCTGCAAAGGTTACGAGTCGCATTTAGCTTCATCTGCTCGAGCTACATTGCCCCATCCCTTGCTACCGAATTACAAGCAGCTGTTGAAAAAGCTGTCGACTTTTCTTCTCTCGACGACTATCTCTCCAAACTCGCCAAGTTCCGCGCGGAAGCCGTGGCATCACACTCCATGGACTACTCCCGAAAACGAGAccgagacgaagaagaggatgaggccaGGGTTAAGAAGAGaaaggcggaggaggaaaagaagaaaaagtcGATGGAAAGCAGAGGCGTCCGGGAGCTCAAAAAGGTCAACACCAGGGgtatgaagaagatgagcgaCTTTTTCAAGAAGAAATAG
- a CDS encoding Zf-primase domain-containing protein: MAPDSPAKKEAQWPPRSPHEALLSTPRGRERYRRMMETSPSPSPSKRGRNLPSMNLLAEIENDEEEDEETLELKLQEIQARLKLKKLQSAKSKKAEVELHTTTSELAISQVRPRRAATPEANPIQVPASPVRRFQPPQTSPSRVLLGIDKGLKAKDISLKRASSYRDSQTSIDIGHTGGYLRRSRTTTSVTNATESRPLSFNERLASVRTEEAARTQRQEKIQKLRSNAFGIGQDEMERYKKNAVDIPDEPLQAPAFSREEIMSTKPQTRPTQESKTRKKKTPPGEVPEDQAAGFEPYSSFHLSKRILPHGVLARHVSGKKVYTLKDLLRIVKAPDFALPDVEQDIVVFGILAKKSEPRAHKPTQGRNGKTEDRGKYMVMTLVDLEWELDLFLFNSGFTRYWKLTEGTVIAILNPNLMPPPPGRQDTGRFSLVINSDDDSIIEIGTSRDLGGCQSVKKDGELCGAWINKKRTHHCEFHSNEAIRKQRGTRLEVNGSSFGARKNNSRETFNWGQEKKQESSKKYDWETKTHWFASRTMSASDLIDGKDRTPNDRKERAEFLKRDLEAKERERDMMKKLGQIGNAAGREYMRLGSRAVPGTSQSSQASSQVSDSEIYRPDAKSLGLLGRDSAIHLSPVKRKRPDSSQAGSQAGSLASSRQSALGWGGNLKDKLSKMKEGEKLRNDQPVRKKTRFVTDKGIREAGRESLGNELVERQVRLEDDDDELVIV, encoded by the exons ATGGCTCCAG ATTCCCCggcaaaaaaagaagctCAATGGCCTCCGAGGTCTCCTCATGAAGCTTTGTTGAGCACTCCCCGCGGACGAGAGCGATACCGACGTATGATGGAGACATCGCCTTCACCTTCACCGTCAAAGAGAGGTCGCAATCTACCTTCGATGAATCTTTTGGCCGAGATCGagaatgatgaagaagaggatgaagagacaTTGGAGTTGAAGCTCCAGGAGATTCAGGCTCGgctgaagttgaagaagctaCAGAGTGCCAAATCGAAAAAAGCCGAAGTCGAACTCCACACCACCACGTCAGAGTTGGCGATATCGCAAGTACGCCCAAGGCGCGCCGCAACTCCAGAGGCAAATCCTATACAAGTTCCTGCATCTCCCGTCAGACGATTCCAGCCACCACAGACTTCTCCTAGCAGGGTGCTTTTGGGGATCGACAAGGGTCTGAAGGCTAAAGACATTTCCTTGAAGCGTGCGTCGAGCTACAGAGACTCTCAAACATCGATAGATATTGGCCACACGGGGGGGTATTTGCGAAGATCAAGAACCACGACCAGTGTGACAAATGCGACGGAATCGCGCCCTCTGAGCTTCAACGAGCGTCTCGCCTCGGTGAGGACAGAAGAGGCCGCACGAACCCAACGGCAGGAAAAGATTCAAAAGTTGAGATCGAATGCCTTTGGGATTGGtcaggatgagatggaaagATACAAGAAGAATGCCGTCGACATCCCGGATGAACCACTCCAGGCCCCAGCCTTCTCGAGAGAAGAGATCATGTCCACCAAGCCGCAAACAAGACCGACACAGGAGAGCAAAACTCGAAAGAAGAAAACACCGCCCGGTGAGGTCCCCGAAGACCAAGCCGCCGGATTCGAACCATATTCAAGTTTCCATTTGTCAAAACGGATTCTCCCTCATGGTGTACTCGCCCGCCATGTGTCAGGCAAAAAGGTCTATACACTCAAAGATCTCCTCAGGATTGTCAAAGCACCTGACTTTGCTTTACCCGATGTCGAGCAGGATATTGTCGTGTTTGGAATCCTGGCCAAAAAGTCGGAACCTCGCGCACACAAGCCGACTCAAGGAAGGAATGGCAAGACAGAGGACCGAGGAAAGTACATGGTCATGACACTGGTAGATCTGGAATGGGAGCTGgaccttttcctcttcaacTCGGGCTTTACACGATATTGGAAGCTCACTGAAGGGACCGTCATTGCGATTCTCAATCCCAATCTAATGCCACCGCCACCAGGGAGACAAGACACTGGACGATTCAGTCTTGTCATCAACTCGGACGACGATTCCATCATTGAGATTGGCACATCCCGTGATCTAGGGGGGTGCCAATCCGTCAAGAAGGACGGCGAGTTGTGTGGCGCATGGATCAACAAAAAGCGAACTCACCACTGTGAATTCCACTCAAACGAAGCTATCCGCAAGCAGCGAGGGACCAGGTTGGAGGTGAACGGCAGCAGCTTTGGGGCAAGAAAGAACAACTCTAGAGAGACATTCAACTGGGGCcaggaaaagaagcaagagtCGTCCAAGAAGTACGACTGGGAGACCAAGACACACTGGTTTGCGTCACGGACTATGAGTGCTTCCGACTTGATTGATGGAAAGGACAGAACCCCCAACGACCGCAAGGAAAGGGCCGAGTTTCTCAAGAGAGATCTagaggccaaggagagagagcgagacatgatgaagaagcttGGACAAATTGGCAATGCTGCGGGAAGGGAATACATGCGGCTGGGATCACGAGCAGTGCCAGGCACATCACAGTCGAGTCAGGCATCGAGCCAGGTATCAGACTCTGAAATCTACAGACCCGACGCCAAGTCTCTAGGGCTCTTGGGTAGAGATTCCGCCATTCATCTTAGCCCTGTCAAGCGGAAACGCCCCGACAGCTCTCAGGCTGGCTCCCAAGCCGGCTCACTCGCCAGCAGCAGACAATCAGCACTCGGCTGGGGAGGCAACCTCAAGGACAAACTCTCCAAAAtgaaagagggagagaagctACGCAACGATCAACCAGTACGGAAAAAGACTAGATTCGTGACGGACAAGGGAATTCGCGAAGCCGGCAGAGAGAGCCTCGGCAATGAACTCGTTGAGCGGCAGGTCAGGCtcgaagacgatgatgacgaacTTGTTATTGTATAA